From the genome of Desulfobulbaceae bacterium:
ATTGGCCTTGTTATTTTAACCTTTACCCGATCGCGCCAGTTGTTGTCAATTTAGACATTTTTTTTCTCTACACTTCTTCTTGTGACGTTCCAAAGATAAAGCGACAAGCAGCATTCTGTATTGCAACGACAGCTGGGTGCTTTATTATTCGCTCAATAGATATCGCATAAAATTGTTCTTTAACAGCATCTGCCCTTCCAACAATTTTTACATTGTGTTGCAGTTGAACTTCTTTTTCAATTATTGAGGGAGCTGCAAAAAAACCGTCACCAGCCTGACCGAAAACCTTTAGCAATGCCGGGTCATCAAATTCGCCTGATATATTTGGTCGAATATCTATAGAATCAAACCATTGATCAAGGGAACCTCGCAAGGCAGACATAGGACTGGGAAGTAACATCGGCATGCGATCTAATGATTGGGGGAACTCTCCCTCTAATCCAGCGACAAGATGATCACTTCCAAAAAAACTCACTCCGCATTCGCCAAGTAAATGGCTGTAAGCTTTAACGCTTAGGCCAGGTTTCACTGGTGTATCAGTTAGCACAATATCAAGACTATGAACGGAGAGTTCCGCCAGAAGCTGATCCGCCTTCCCTTCATGGCACACAAGGCGTACCTGCTCAGGAAGATGCAAGGCTGGTTCTAAAAGTTTACGGACTACCAATTTGGGCAAAGCATCTACGACACCAACAATTAAGCGCAATGGGCCAAACATTGGTCTCCCCTTAACCGTGTCCATCATTTCTCGGCCAAGGGCGAAAATCTCATCTGCGTATCGCAAGGCAACTCGCCCCATCTCGGTCAGCTCTAGGTTGCGACCAACTCGGTGGAAGAGTTTGCCGCCCAGCGTCTCTTCAAGTTTACTAACTTGGGCACTAATAGTGGAAGGTGCCAGGTGCAGCCGTTCACTAGCTCGGCTTATGCTTTCCTCCCTCGCTACTGACCAGAAATAGTATAAATGGTGATAATTAAGCCACTCCATAATTCTCCTTTCGCTATTTACGAACGATAATAGCTAAATTTTCTATTTGTTGCAACTGTGTTCTTGTCTTATCTTAGTTTTAACGAAATAAAACATTAAGGTGTAATTATGGATAGTTCACAATTTCTCGGTATCACAACATTTGCCTATTTACTATCAGCAGTTGCCTATGTAGGGATTTTTGTTTTTCGAGCCCGAAATCTTGGAATTGCGGCAACTGTGGTAACAGCCCTGGCTTTTATAATCAACACAACCGGAATAGGACTCCGGTGGGTTGAGTCTCACCAGATGGGGATTGGTTATGCCCCATTGTCAAACATGTATGAATCGCTGGTCTTTTTCTCCTGGTCGATTGCTATCTTTTATCTATGGGTCGAATATAAATACAAAAATCGCTTTCTTGGCGCTTTTGCCATGCCATTTGCGGCGCTGGCAATGATACTGGCTGAAATGAAAAACCCTGCAATTACGCCTCTTGTACCTGCCTTACAAAGCAACTGGCTTATCGCTCATGTTGTAACTTGCTTCATCGGTTACGCTGCCTTTGCAGTGGCCAGCGGCTTTGGCGCCATATATCTGATAAAAAATAGAGAAACGACAAATAATACGACTGGGAAATTTCTGTCACAATTGCCTCCTTTAAAAGCCCTTGATGACATTCTGAACAAGACTCTTGTTTTTGGATTTCTTTGGCTATCGGCGGGAATAATAACTGGTGCTATTTGGGCTAATTCTTCATGGGGAACCTATTGGAGTTGGGATCCTAAAGAAACCTGGTCGCTAATAACCTGGTTTATTTATGCTGCAGCCATACACTTCCGTTTCACAAAAGGATGGACAGGCCAAAGAGTTGCATGGTTTTCCATCATTGGCTTCGCTTCAGTTATGTTCACTTACTATGGGGTTAATTATGTCCTTTCCGGACTACATAGTTACGGGTAGAGAAAAATATTAGTGAGGTGGGCCAAACACAAAACTTTTTAACGATGGGTCAAGTGAGAAAAACAGTTCTGGAAACGATGACAGTGATGATAGCGGTAGCCGTTAATGATGGTACGGCGCCCCTGATGACGGTGATAAATCACAAGGAGAAATGGATCGCATGCCTCTTATAAAAAGGGCAAGAAACGAAAAAGTCTCCCAGGTGAACTCCTGGACTATTAATCGACTTTTCATAACCTAATTTTAGTGAATTGAAAGGATAACAAATGAAGAAACCAAGTTTATCAGCAACAGACCTTAAACACCTTATTAATCACGCAATTTC
Proteins encoded in this window:
- the nhaR gene encoding transcriptional activator NhaR; this encodes MEWLNYHHLYYFWSVAREESISRASERLHLAPSTISAQVSKLEETLGGKLFHRVGRNLELTEMGRVALRYADEIFALGREMMDTVKGRPMFGPLRLIVGVVDALPKLVVRKLLEPALHLPEQVRLVCHEGKADQLLAELSVHSLDIVLTDTPVKPGLSVKAYSHLLGECGVSFFGSDHLVAGLEGEFPQSLDRMPMLLPSPMSALRGSLDQWFDSIDIRPNISGEFDDPALLKVFGQAGDGFFAAPSIIEKEVQLQHNVKIVGRADAVKEQFYAISIERIIKHPAVVAIQNAACRFIFGTSQEEV
- the ccsB gene encoding c-type cytochrome biogenesis protein CcsB encodes the protein MDSSQFLGITTFAYLLSAVAYVGIFVFRARNLGIAATVVTALAFIINTTGIGLRWVESHQMGIGYAPLSNMYESLVFFSWSIAIFYLWVEYKYKNRFLGAFAMPFAALAMILAEMKNPAITPLVPALQSNWLIAHVVTCFIGYAAFAVASGFGAIYLIKNRETTNNTTGKFLSQLPPLKALDDILNKTLVFGFLWLSAGIITGAIWANSSWGTYWSWDPKETWSLITWFIYAAAIHFRFTKGWTGQRVAWFSIIGFASVMFTYYGVNYVLSGLHSYG